ACCAGAGTTCTAATGTGAGATAGCGTTACTGGAAAATGAACCTAAAGCTTATTCGAAAATCATGTTCCAAACCCAGTAAATCCATAACACTTCATTGCATTCCACATTACAATGAACACAAGGCCACTCCCCAAAACGATCTGAATAGATGCCGAGATTCAAAAACGAATGAGTAATCCTGACTCCCCCCAGCTCAAGAAAATCTCTCCAGAAAGCCTGGCCGATCTCAATGATGAGCTTTCTGCGATGATTCGTGCAGGTATCCCTTTGGATGAAGGTTTGCGGAATGCGGCAAAACACTTGAGAAAAAATTCGCACCACTTCGTTGAACAACTCGCTTTAAGGGTCCAACAAGGGGCTACTTTAGAAGATGCAATCGACCAAGAGTCTAAAACACTCCCCATCTCATACATTTCATTAATCAAGTCGGGGCTGCGAATGGGCCGACTTCCAGAAGCCTTGCAGGCCTACACATCCTTTTCTCGCTCTCGCATGGAGCTACGCCAGGAACTTGGCAATGCATTATTATATCCCGCTTTTGTACTCATCATGGCGTTTCTACTTTCGTTGTTTGTCTGCTTTATGATATTTCCGCAACTAATTGTCGTTCACAAAATGTTCCGTCTGGAGAGTACTCCGCTCATGAGTTCTATCTCAGCCTTGTTCGAATTCTACCAGAGTTGGTATCTGCTGATCCCCCTGATTTTATGCCTGTTATTCATCAGCTGGAAAACCAGTCGATTCTCGTTTCTTGTTGCTCGAGAACAAAATGAATCCTTCATTGGCAGACTATTTTCGACAGTCGCTTATGGCTGGATACCAGGCTATCAGACTTTAGTTCGGGAAATGAATTATTCGACTTTCGCCGAAATGTCGGGCATTCTGCTGACCTATGATGTCCCCCTGCATGAAACTCTCACACTGGCAGCTGAATCAACAGGAAACACAAAAATCATTATGGAATCGCATTCGCTTTCCAGACTCCTGGAAAGTGGGACTTCACTCAAAGAAGGAATCCAATCCTGCAAACAATTTCCAGACTTTATGAAATTGATGATGA
This genomic interval from Gimesia alba contains the following:
- a CDS encoding type II secretion system F family protein; its protein translation is MSNPDSPQLKKISPESLADLNDELSAMIRAGIPLDEGLRNAAKHLRKNSHHFVEQLALRVQQGATLEDAIDQESKTLPISYISLIKSGLRMGRLPEALQAYTSFSRSRMELRQELGNALLYPAFVLIMAFLLSLFVCFMIFPQLIVVHKMFRLESTPLMSSISALFEFYQSWYLLIPLILCLLFISWKTSRFSFLVAREQNESFIGRLFSTVAYGWIPGYQTLVREMNYSTFAEMSGILLTYDVPLHETLTLAAESTGNTKIIMESHSLSRLLESGTSLKEGIQSCKQFPDFMKLMMMEKTHQSHLPQIMSEIARVYRARVLNRIDWIKRIIPVALLIVIAGGITACYTLIVFIPFVEILKMLGSPTI